A stretch of DNA from Channa argus isolate prfri chromosome 7, Channa argus male v1.0, whole genome shotgun sequence:
GAAAATacttttcagaaaatgtaaagaaattataCTAATTCCTGTTCTGCCAAATccatatataattatatataaaaatggacaaatattatttttggacTTAAACCTCATATTTTACACATGGATTAGGGgaattgttttcacttttcttaCTGTAAATTGTGATGTTGAGCCACTCCAGTATTTGgggatatttcagttttgtcactctacatctctgtctttctgtcacaGAAAATTGAACCGTTTGCCAGCAGCTGTACTGCAGCCATCGCCTCCCTTCAAGAGTCTATCAGAACACTAAACAACCCCGGCAACCTGAAGACCTCTGAGGTCAGACTCGACCCCTGCAGGCAGTCTGGCCACCTGATTTATGTGTCTCCACTGACACACAATAGTTCTCTGCTTGATCCTTTACTTTCTAGCTGTAGTAAAATGTTTAGGAGTTTGTTTTATGGTTAACTTCCATGATCTCTCTAAGCCCAACaggtttttaagttaaaaagacagatattgcacatttgtatttagattttgcagtattcatttatttcatgtttgtgGTTGGACTTAGGAGGTGTTGAAGATAATGAAACAGCAGAGACATCTCATGAAGTGTGTACTAGATGACACTCGGCTAAACAGACTGCGTCTGGAGGGAGGAACTGTCCTCGCCCGAATCAGGAAGGAAGAGGCTTGTGAGAATGAAAACTACAGGTACTTCAGGAAAATTGCGAGGACTTACACTCAGTGATCATATAAGCAGTACGAAACGTTTTTAAtcccttttgttttctttgtttatgaAGGGATGCTGTTGAAATGTTAAATGCACTATATAACCAAGTAGATGAAGAGGTTCATAAGCTTGTGATCCTGTCCAACAAGTCTCAGAAACAGTTAGAGAGCTTGCTGGAGGTGTTCAAGTTCGAGGAGCAGACAGAAGAGGTGACCTTTATTTCTGTTATCTGCGCTGAAGATTTTCTCTACTCTCTCAGGAAATTGGACTCTAAACAGATCAGCAATGCTCCATTCTTTTTTCAGATCAAACTGTGGTTTAGTGtagagggagaaaaacaactCACACCTCTGGAATCACTTAGTCTGTCTGTTGTTAACATCAAGGAGATGAGAGAGAACTTGGAGCAGTTTCTAAAGGAGACAGTAGTGAGTAGCAACACAGCACATTTCCACAGCTATTTTTCAACTTGCTGAATATCAGCTTTGAGGTCGAATTTTAAGATGACACTCAAtgctaaataaatgtatctTGCCTTAATCCTGGCAGCATCAGCAAAGGCACGGCATACAGCTTGTGAAAAATTGTCCGGAGTCCCTTCCAGACTCTGTTCTGCTTGACTTTAAGCAACATCTGGGGTCTATCCTAAGCAGAGTGGAGCAGAGGAAGGCTCAATTAGACATCCTAACCAACCTGTATGAGTTCTATGAGTCAGTAAGTATTTATCAATGTTTGTTTTGAGTCAGTAGTGTTACAGAAATGACAACTGTATATGCTTTATTTCACGGTGCTTTAAAGATGTTTGTCACAAAAGACAAATCTTAAAACTGTTTCCTAAACGCTGAATTCCAAAGCCATATTATCAATTCTTTGTATGTATCATATGATACAAACTATTTTATCCACTCCTTAACATCTTTAGGTGAACCAGTGGATGCACCACTGCAGggattatttttgtcatttaagcTTGGACAGTGCAGATGTCTCACTTTCGCCATCTGTGGTGCAAATCCTGCAGGATTACTACACTGAGGCATCAAAATTCTCCACGGACAACTTCACCACCCTCAATGACATGGTGATCTCACTGGAGAGCCCTCAGCAGGTGCAGCAGTGGAACATGGTGTGGCACAAATGTcaacagacaaaacagcagctggaagAGACTTTGGCTCGTGCCATGACTGCATCACAGAACTACACAGCTGTTGATTCAGCAGCTTCCTTTAAGCGAGCAGAAGGTCAGATCACCACAACAGAACTGCATGGAGCCAATGGTTGTGCACTTTCACCTGGGGGCATTACACCGTTAACTTTGAAGGACATTAACCCTCATTCTGCTGGGCCTTTCTCCCAAAGCCCCTCCAATtcaatctcctcctcctcacactTCACTTTTTCCCCCGACTGTGACAACAAACTAAGGCAGAGTCCGTGTATGTTTGATGACACAGACAGCGACTGCACCATCGATTCGACCGTTTCCTGTCACTCTGAACCAGTGTACACTGGAGCAGCCCACCTCCGAAAGCAGCCAATGAAGAAAATCATGAAGAAGACCATGAGCTATGAGCTGACAACAAGAGAGAGCGGTCATTCAGATGTCAGTCATATTCATGGCTACACAGGTGTGTACATCAAGGGTTTGGAGGTGGCTAATAATGTGTCTGCAGAGAAGAAGCTGCAGAGACCAGACGTGACAAGCCCCGCATTAGGGCGCAGCCGCAGCATGTCTACACCCTCCAGGATCCAAAGCAGACGCAGTGATGTAGAAGGCAAGAAACAGAGCAGGTGAGGAAGAGAACTATAGATACTAAAAACCAAACACGTATGGTAAGCAACAGAAAACAGTAGCCTATGCATGTATAGACAATGGGATAAGTACCAGAAACACTAAACACTACTCATTGCCAGCTGGGGatatttgttgtaaaaaaataaaaacactgacagataTGGTTTGGTTATGGCTTTAGTTAGAGTCTTTtacttgcatttatttaatctaaCTCAAAACCGAATATGCAAGTTAGGTACAGGGGAGGCAAAAATTTAAGttgaggagaaaacatcaaagtaaagtcTTATCTGAAGAAATATAAAGTTCAAGTcgaagaaagagcagaaaggacgttttataaaaaaaaaggtataggtgcataggaaggtgcagaagatttctgttttcatcgattttttgaatattgggagtgagtttgctgagcgtgcagagtgaTAATGTATTGTAGGCTGTGTACTAATGAGAGCCACAAATAAAAGTtacttattaaaaacaataacatactAGCTTTCTAAATTAAGAGGAGACAGTCGGCAAATTCACATTTTAGACCCTAACTTGCTGATGTTTGGAATGTTTGCTTGATAAATCACTTGAGTGATGAATTGatcatttaaattgtttttataccTATATACTAGAAATGTCATCAGAAATGTCTTTGTATTTACCAGTAAAGTCCAGCACATCATGGATGAGATGATTTCCACAGAGAGGGAGTATGTTCGTTCTCTCAGCTACATCACTGAGCACTATTTCCCCGAAATGGAGCGTCTGGACTTGCCTCAGGATCTGCGGGGGAAGCACAGCATAATTTTTGGGAATGTGGAGAAACTCTGGGACTTCCACAGTCACTATTTCCTGAAGGAGCTGGAGTCGTGTGCCCACTCCCCTCTGTCCATCAGTAGCTGTTTTCTTAGACACGTGAGTTCATAAAGTCAGTCAGTGTTCCCTAAAAGAGCAAACTGTGTAGTTCCTGACTTTTCAGATGTTTACAGTGCAGTGACATCGTTTCATTATGATAGAGTTTGTGTACCCAGCTATTCTAACCTATTCACACACCTGTCAGCAGCATAATGAGTATAACTGATTGTACAACCCATGCATTTGAAATCAGCAAAAGCTGAATAGTGCTGGGTAAAGCATACTGAAACACTGGAATGCTCCTTACTGTGGTCAGTGTTGTAACTTGTTAATCTTGTGTGCAGGAGGATCAGTTTGGAATGTATGCTCTCTACAGCAAGAATAAGCCGCAGTCCGACGCTCTGCTCAGCAGCCATGGGAACGAGTTCTTTAAGGTGCGTCTGGAAACTCTCACTCTACGTTCTTCGCAGTGACAAGTATGCAGGTCAAAATATCATTTATGATAGGTGCAACACTatcttaaataattttttacataAAAGACTAATTGTAAAACTTGACCAATACACTGACATGTCAGTGTATATCAGTGATTTTAGCATAGATTTATAGGCAAGAACCAGTAAGAAACatcaaaaaacatgtaaaacaaccACATCTCTGGCGTTTCTAAGCATTTGCAACAGCTTATAACCATTGTGTTCTGATAAGAATGGGTTCATTCATAGATAAATACACTACACCATAGTTGTTTTTACCAAGAGGGTACAGAAAATTGAATGCTTTTATGAATTTTAATTGGTTTATCGAAAAACTTCAATAGTCATCTCTGTGTCTGTCCAGAATAAACAGGTAGAGCTCGGGGACAAAATGGACCTGGCGTCTTACTTGCTGAAGCCCATTCAgagaatgagtaaatatgcacTGTTGCTCAAAGACCTGATCAGAGAGTGCAGTCAGTCCCAGGAGCAGGAGCTGAGTGACCTCCGCACTGCAGAGGAGATGGTCAAGTTTCAGCTTCGCCATGGCAATGATTTGCTAGCTATGGATGCCATACGAGGCTGTGATGTAAGTAGTAAAACATGAGCACAGGGCTATGTGTTGTCAGCATAACAGCCAAATACTACTTGCTgtaagataaagataaagaagtCTGTTTAAAAAAGGGTAATTCCAGCTATTTTTATGTGAGTATGAATACAGTAGAGTGAGGTCAGAATCCCACCAGGAATTGTATTGTTCTCTCTGACGCACGTTAATGGTTGTGTTTCCTTTCCAGGTGAACCTAAAAGAACAGGGTCAACTCCGTTGCCAGGATGAGTTCATAGTCTGGTGTGGACGGAGGAAATACCTCCGCCACGTTTTCTTGTTTGAAGACCTCATCCTTTTTAGCAAGACCAAGAAGATAGAAGGAGGATATGATATTTACATCTATAAACAGTCCTTTAAAGTAAGAATGTatcatttgaaaatgatttgtagtagtttttattttgcttgtaTAATGATGAGGATGAAATGTATAATGATTTTCCTAATTATTATTTAGACAGCAGAGATAGGTATGACTGAAAATGTTGGCGACAGTGGCCTGCGTTTTGAGATTTGGTTCCGTCGGAGGAAGTCACAGGACACGTTTATACTTCAAACCAGCTCTGCAGAGGTCAAGGCTGTGTGGACAGCAATTATTGGCAAGATCCTGTGGAGACAGGCACTTAGAAACAGAGGTGAGTTTTTGTCTGAGGTCATAGTTTTGAACAAACTCTCCcctgtgcatttaaaaatagtgtAGTGACATTCAGACCTTATTATTGCCTTGGTGATACACTTTTTGTCATTAAGAATAGTTTTTGGGGATTCCAGAGTTGCGTATGCAGGAGATGGTCTCTATGGGGATTGGGAGCAAACCTTTCATGGACATCAAGCCTAGCGATGCAGCCATCAGTGACAGAGCCATTGACTATATTATGAAAGGCTCAGGTGAGCAGCTTTTGGACActttttgtgtgttaatgtgtttccTCCTGTTTCCTCTGGCCTTTCTACTTTatccagtttgtttttatcagtatGGATGTATAAGTGACTTACTCGTGATTATgcggtttaaaaacaaaagtttggcCTTCAAAGATGTTTTGATGGTAATTGTACTTTGAGGGTGTTGTTAAGTAAATAACCCAGATGTAATCTAAAACGTACTTTACATCACTCTCTTTCATGGTTTACCAGAGAAGCTGTCATCATTTTCAACCACAGAGATTTTGCTACATTCCTGTCACTGTTCCTCACGGATCACTGTGTCTTCCTCTGCCGACAGAGTCCCGAACAAGAGCTTCCATTGCAGTCCCCTCGTTTGAACACTCCACTTCATTCAAGAGACCTCACTCCACCATCTCCAACAGCagcacctcctcctccagcagccAGTCGTCCTCCTCCCTGCTGGGCTCGCTCAATCTCCACCTCTACTCCTCACCatctcatccacacacacatccccaCCCAGCAGCCAGTGTTCCCTCCTTTGGCCAGTGGCCATATGACTGCATAGAGGAAGATGAGCTAGAGCAGGACACAGGAAGTCAGCCTTCCATGAGTGAGTGGATGTTTTAGCAGTTGTGTAACCCATAAGTCAGCCATTATATttgtaataacaataacaataataacaatatgtgTATATTATAAGGCTTAAGGTAACAGTATGAAGCCCTTTGACAAAGGTAGATTGCTATCAGCCATATTGTCCTTGTTTGCTGCTACCACTAGGTGTCGTTAGAGTATCTTAGTAGAATCTCTGAAAACATAAAAGCCTTAACAAATTTACCACCTGTTTCCAAAATGTCTTACGCTCTCAAACTGCATCAATAGGACACTAAATAATTTGTATCTTCCTTGACTTGTTGTTATAATATTACCtcatctttctgtgtgtgttgtttgataGTCACTGAGAGCTCAGAGACATCGTCCCAGTGCACCTCCAGCGACAGTCTAACTGCCCTGAGTAGCCTTACTATACCTGGAAACTCCAGCATCGTCATGGAAAGCGAGTCCTCCTCTTTCCTGTGCCCCTCTACACCTCCCACCTCCATAGAGTCTCCTTCGATCTTCCACAAAGATGAAGACCTCCAAGGCAAAAAGTTCATCACAGCAGTGAGTGTTTGATTATGCTCCTTTTTATCTTCTTAAACAGACCTGATGTTCTTCTGTTACTGGCTTCACAGTTTCAGGAGTATTTTCAGAATTATTAAACAGCGTAGCATTGCTGTGGCAACAGCTATTTTTATGGGTGACTCTATCTCAAGTGCTGTGTTACGTAAGCTGAGCTTTATATGGAGGTATGAATTTGTAACCCCAgaacatttcaaatgattttttcCTAAATATGCTActtcatgtttttcttaaatgttaatAGTGTGAAGGACCACATGAAGTACTTTTTATCctgtttatgtgttgttttgtttattcaattttatttattttttaatcaaagagATGTAATCTACATAGAAGTGTATTGTGGTTATGTTTCCACGTTCATCTCTATATTGCTGATGTGATATTTGTCACATCTAGTAAGAATTAAATTATGAGATCATTGAAATTATTGTATCATCATATTATACTATATTCTTTCTTATTGATCCTGTGCATCTCCTTAAGCTTGTCCAATAGCATTGAAAATTAAGCACGTTTATTAGGTACCTCCAGTTAAAACTAATGCAGTCTAATACAACAGTCTTGCATTAAAATCATACTGTGGTTATTTTTTAGTGAGGGGTTGATTCAATTGTATAATCATTTTGGATGGAGTAGTTTTAGTGCTGTTGAATTGTATTGCATGTTACTGTCcaattaattacattaattaataaacactttaaatataaataataaatatagcaCTGCTGTTGTCTCACTTAGTTTTAGATGGTGTACTTAATAAACTGGTAAGAGGGTGTATATTGCCCTGTTCCCAGAGTCACAGTGTTATAGTCTGTCTTTTgtataaatatgcattttaaatatttgtattcatcACAGTTCTTTGCTCTATTTGGATAAATGTGTACATCTTGATGCCCTAAATGTAGTATATTACATAAAAAGTTatcatgtttaatttttcaagATGTGAAGAAGACCCATTGATACAGAAACAAAGAAGTAATAAAACATAAGCTCATATTATATCTTCTGCATGTAGTTTTTGCATTCAGTCTTCAACTTCAAACAAGGACAATTAAGTTTAGAGAGAATGATTACAGAACAATGTTAGCACTGTGAAAtacattagtgattataggccTCAAGAAGCCAAAAACTAGGAAtaaataattagattttaaagCCTTAATTTAAACATGATTATTGATGTGAAATTTCAATCTATGTAAGAAAGGGACAGAtagaaaaaattgaaaaatctgCACCTGTCATTTATTTACCGAAACTTGTTATCTACAACCCAATtttcaaaaacagaatgcaatgatttgcaaatctcatcaacccatattttattcatacataaacaacatcagatgttgaaactgagacaattTACCATTCCATGGaaaattttagctcattttgaatttgatgggagCTACACATCTCAataaaagttggaagagggtgatgtttaccattgtgtagcatcccctcccCCTTTAACTTCCCAGACGTCTGTAAGcgccattttaaatgagttataTGGCTTCCTCTTTACacgatacagctttaacttacatttgtggattgcacggtGATTtgtggaagtgttcctgagcccatgcagtgatgtccagtagagaatcatgactgtttttaatgcagtgccgtcTGAGGCCCTGAAGATCACAGGCAttcagttttgacattttttctgaaattgttccatagTTATTaggcagtttgtcacagattggtgaacctctgcccatccttaaatttgagaggctctgcctctctgaaatgctccttttatacccagtcatgttactgacctgttgccaattaatcaaattagttctcaaatgctcctccatttgtttttgattcgCGGCATTtaattttccagccttttgttggccctattccaacttttttgatatgtgttgctttaatcaaattcaaaatgagctattattttcaatgaaattgAGGTTGGAATTGGCGCTgtacaaaaaacattacataacatttgtttttttattttcatccacACATTATCTATATAAGAACCTGACATTCAAATATATTTGAGGTTAAATTTCAGACTATCAGAATTCAAAGGACAATGGTAGATAACAGTTGCAGCTTCAGCTTTATTCACTacctttttgctgttttgtttttaccagaGCGCAACTTCTCATTTAGCAGTAGGTCTCTCTACTGTGGTCTGACTCAGAGCTGAGGGGTTTTAGCTCAGTAAGTAACTTGGGTCACAAGAATGAACCtctgttttgttgctttcaCAAACTTCATTAACAACTGTGAGATGTGAATACTAATCTATGTGGAAATATGCTATACATTGGTGCATGTGTTGCATGGCAGTATGTCCTAATGGACTCAGAGGGCTCTTGTTCTGATGTGTGGTTTGTTTTGTAAGATGTTTCCCTCTGGGTTTTTTCCTCCTGCCATTTTCCTCTGTGCATCTTTTTCACACAAGGGTTAAATTTCTCTCATTAAATACCACTTTCTTAGGAGTTTTAAGTATGTTTGAATGCATGCATGCTTTGTTACAGTCTTTGTTTTGTGGCTCTGGAATGAATTTACGTACTCGAGTTTATGATTCTTGACAAACTATTTCATTTGTGATTTTCAAActtcacatttgacatttatgtgCATCATTACAATTTGCAAAAACTTTACAATGTAAAAAGAATTATTAAATTGGGCAACCTAATTACCTAATAACATGATAAAAGGGCATGTAAAATCATTCAAATTTTATCACGCACTTTTAGCTGCTACTTAGCATCAAAATTATAACCCAGGAGGCCAAAGAGTAAAGCCACGTTTCATTTTAGATGCAAGTTTTATAGCTTTCTGAGTAAAATAATGTCCCTAAAATTACTTTTagacaaacattttgtattcattttgcAAGCTTTCCCCTCTAGTAAATTTTAAATCATTATGTATAAAATTATAGTAACGTTTAGACATGAACTTTGAAATAAGCAGGAAATGCACACATTGTATTTATAGTATTGCTTTAGCACtttatttctttccctttctgatGTAAGTAAGTGCCAAAGCAGAGCGGCTAAAAACACACttataatatgtatttttttaagataataACTTTGTTATGAGACATTCTAAACTTTGCATGCTGACCCTGCTGGGAGGTTGTTTGAGTGCATTATATGTAGAAAATATGCTTTTCTAAATCCCCTTtcttatttttccttctttctttatAGCTGTGAAAGCCTCACACTGACTGCTACTGCTACTCCTACATTTAGCAGGACAACGAGAGGAAAATAAGATGAGCGCGCTTCGGAGCACAAAGATCTTTAAATTCATTAGTGATATCGCAAATTGGAAATGTACACCTTTACACTGTCATGATGGTACATCAGcgatttgttttaatgaactatGTATGAAtcagtgtttatattttagatgagtatttttatatgttttacaaaaacaaacatagatCAGTCCAGACAAtgtcttatttcttttgttgccaATCCTGCTTTATGACAAGTTTGTAcagataattaaaatgtttaaaagatggTTGCTTTCAATTCTTTGTTATAGAAGAGATGACTGCAGAgggcacaaacaaaaa
This window harbors:
- the zgc:158766 gene encoding pleckstrin homology domain-containing family G member 4B isoform X1, with protein sequence MHSRAKSRSCDNYLSIKDAESLDNCIQSTLSALYRPFTDTAATVLWQLFSVVERQYRGDGLRCLIDFLLPAKRILQIIQQETCVRFRGLLFYHDGWPLCIHEKVVLQLAPLHKVRLRQGDFYLQIVPLGRKTAKLVIKCLSPSGQAIAEIPIAESLYGSIFTAEFLQNVIRDQNLHPLQNCLLTTGTAVYRTPWKNVVNPVFISSTSDAIMQARCSRGGFRAHLSTCSTSGSTGTLDSHRSSRESLHSQGADSIFSEPTSPSRNNTDPGSESHHVSAPDATMPIIKIERSTEESGTGQWGEDTGRREKGPGPKTLSSCTDLSNPGARRRIPKDSAAFESRRLFRKSYMEALQNPMSLGSSSESILEENPEHNAGLRERTVTPGSSPDTRSSSREHLSRKLGSRGWLSSDDSRPSTPFLYLQRGIRSAERRAERRSKSLERTNKASQVKGHRERSSSGGSANISPKKLMNGYTLHFGKFDVEAAFPGSERRSSKDESGQHDDSIGNDSRRRRHSVEESHSPKAVNGTAIRLTSVSSSSFESNSALPKLMSEVNQELLASGAVIMPGNRDRSGRAVLQVCTRAQVWADKSCTVNDLTCLLGYYYSMLRKERRDPGLTVVIDSRRQQPVPALLSSLSELQALEPNAFYSVLFLVEKETAAKPERDINVQTETLSSLKALLKHIDQTQLTRDLEGTFHYDHNHWILFRQKIEPFASSCTAAIASLQESIRTLNNPGNLKTSEEVLKIMKQQRHLMKCVLDDTRLNRLRLEGGTVLARIRKEEACENENYRDAVEMLNALYNQVDEEVHKLVILSNKSQKQLESLLEVFKFEEQTEEIKLWFSVEGEKQLTPLESLSLSVVNIKEMRENLEQFLKETVHQQRHGIQLVKNCPESLPDSVLLDFKQHLGSILSRVEQRKAQLDILTNLYEFYESVNQWMHHCRDYFCHLSLDSADVSLSPSVVQILQDYYTEASKFSTDNFTTLNDMVISLESPQQVQQWNMVWHKCQQTKQQLEETLARAMTASQNYTAVDSAASFKRAEGQITTTELHGANGCALSPGGITPLTLKDINPHSAGPFSQSPSNSISSSSHFTFSPDCDNKLRQSPCMFDDTDSDCTIDSTVSCHSEPVYTGAAHLRKQPMKKIMKKTMSYELTTRESGHSDVSHIHGYTGVYIKGLEVANNVSAEKKLQRPDVTSPALGRSRSMSTPSRIQSRRSDVEGKKQSSKVQHIMDEMISTEREYVRSLSYITEHYFPEMERLDLPQDLRGKHSIIFGNVEKLWDFHSHYFLKELESCAHSPLSISSCFLRHEDQFGMYALYSKNKPQSDALLSSHGNEFFKNKQVELGDKMDLASYLLKPIQRMSKYALLLKDLIRECSQSQEQELSDLRTAEEMVKFQLRHGNDLLAMDAIRGCDVNLKEQGQLRCQDEFIVWCGRRKYLRHVFLFEDLILFSKTKKIEGGYDIYIYKQSFKTAEIGMTENVGDSGLRFEIWFRRRKSQDTFILQTSSAEVKAVWTAIIGKILWRQALRNRELRMQEMVSMGIGSKPFMDIKPSDAAISDRAIDYIMKGSESRTRASIAVPSFEHSTSFKRPHSTISNSSTSSSSSQSSSSLLGSLNLHLYSSPSHPHTHPHPAASVPSFGQWPYDCIEEDELEQDTGSQPSMITESSETSSQCTSSDSLTALSSLTIPGNSSIVMESESSSFLCPSTPPTSIESPSIFHKDEDLQGKKFITASATSHLAVGLSTVV
- the zgc:158766 gene encoding pleckstrin homology domain-containing family G member 4B isoform X4 is translated as MHSRAKSRSCDNYLSIKDAESLDNCIQSTLSALYRPFTDTAATVLWQLFSVVERQYRGDGLRCLIDFLLPAKRILQIIQQETCVRFRGLLFYHDGWPLCIHEKVVLQLAPLHKVRLRQGDFYLQIVPLGRKTAKLVIKCLSPSGQAIAEIPIAESLYGSIFTAEFLQNVIRDQNLHPLQNCLLTTGTAVYRTPWKNVVNPVFISSTSDAIMQARCSRGGFRAHLSTCSTSGSTGTLDSHRSSRESLHSQGADSIFSEPTSPSRNNTDPGSESHHVSAPDATMPIIKIERSTEESGTGQWGEDTGRREKGPGPKTLSSCTDLSNPGARRRIPKDSAAFESRRLFRKSYMEALQNPMSLGSSSESILEENPEHNAGLRERTVTPGSSPDTRSSSREHLSRKLGSRGWLSSDDSRPSTPFLYLQRGIRSAERRAERRSKSLERTNKASQVKGHRERSSSGGSANISPKKLMNGYTLHFGKFDVEAAFPGSERRSSKDESGQHDDSIGNDSRRRRHSVEESHSPKAVNGTAIRLTSVSSSSFESNSALPKLMSEVNQELLASGAVIMPGNRDRSGRAVLQVCTRAQVWADKSCTVNDLTCLLGYYYSMLRKERRDPGLTVVIDSRRQQPVPALLSSLSELQALEPNAFYSVLFLVEKETAAKPERDINVQTETLSSLKALLKHIDQTQLTRDLEGTFHYDHNHWILFRQKIEPFASSCTAAIASLQESIRTLNNPGNLKTSEEVLKIMKQQRHLMKCVLDDTRLNRLRLEGGTVLARIRKEEACENENYRDAVEMLNALYNQVDEEVHKLVILSNKSQKQLESLLEVFKFEEQTEEIKLWFSVEGEKQLTPLESLSLSVVNIKEMRENLEQFLKETVHQQRHGIQLVKNCPESLPDSVLLDFKQHLGSILSRVEQRKAQLDILTNLYEFYESVNQWMHHCRDYFCHLSLDSADVSLSPSVVQILQDYYTEASKFSTDNFTTLNDMVISLESPQQVQQWNMVWHKCQQTKQQLEETLARAMTASQNYTAVDSAASFKRAEGQITTTELHGANGCALSPGGITPLTLKDINPHSAGPFSQSPSNSISSSSHFTFSPDCDNKLRQSPCMFDDTDSDCTIDSTVSCHSEPVYTGAAHLRKQPMKKIMKKTMSYELTTRESGHSDVSHIHGYTGVYIKGLEVANNVSAEKKLQRPDVTSPALGRSRSMSTPSRIQSRRSDVEGKKQSSKVQHIMDEMISTEREYVRSLSYITEHYFPEMERLDLPQDLRGKHSIIFGNVEKLWDFHSHYFLKELESCAHSPLSISSCFLRHEDQFGMYALYSKNKPQSDALLSSHGNEFFKNKQVELGDKMDLASYLLKPIQRMSKYALLLKDLIRECSQSQEQELSDLRTAEEMVKFQLRHGNDLLAMDAIRGCDVNLKEQGQLRCQDEFIVWCGRRKYLRHVFLFEDLILFSKTKKIEGGYDIYIYKQSFKTAEIGMTENVGDSGLRFEIWFRRRKSQDTFILQTSSAEVKAVWTAIIGKILWRQALRNRE
- the zgc:158766 gene encoding pleckstrin homology domain-containing family G member 4B isoform X3, producing MHSRAKSRSCDNYLSIKDAESLDNCIQSTLSALYRPFTDTAATVLWQLFSVVERQYRGDGLRCLIDFLLPAKRILQIIQQETCVRFRGLLFYHDGWPLCIHEKVVLQLAPLHKVRLRQGDFYLQIVPLGRKTAKLVIKCLSPSGQAIAEIPIAESLYGSIFTAEFLQNVIRDQNLHPLQNCLLTTGTAVYRTPWKNVVNPVFISSTSDAIMQARCSRGGFRAHLSTCSTSGSTGTLDSHRSSRESLHSQGADSIFSEPTSPSRNNTDPGSESHHVSAPDATMPIIKIERSTEESGTGQWGEDTGRREKGPGPKTLSSCTDLSNPGARRRIPKDSAAFESRRLFRKSYMEALQNPMSLGSSSESILEENPEHNAGLRERTVTPGSSPDTRSSSREHLSRKLGSRGWLSSDDSRPSTPFLYLQRGIRSAERRAERRSKSLERTNKASQVKGHRERSSSGGSANISPKKLMNGYTLHFGKFDVEAAFPGSERRSSKDESGQHDDSIGNDSRRRRHSVEESHSPKAVNGTAIRLTSVSSSSFESNSALPKLMSEVNQELLASGAVIMPGNRDRSGRAVLQVCTRAQVWADKSCTVNDLTCLLGYYYSMLRKERRDPGLTVVIDSRRQQPVPALLSSLSELQALEPNAFYSVLFLVEKETAAKPERDINVQTETLSSLKALLKHIDQTQLTRDLEGTFHYDHNHWILFRQKIEPFASSCTAAIASLQESIRTLNNPGNLKTSEEVLKIMKQQRHLMKCVLDDTRLNRLRLEGGTVLARIRKEEACENENYRDAVEMLNALYNQVDEEVHKLVILSNKSQKQLESLLEVFKFEEQTEEIKLWFSVEGEKQLTPLESLSLSVVNIKEMRENLEQFLKETVHQQRHGIQLVKNCPESLPDSVLLDFKQHLGSILSRVEQRKAQLDILTNLYEFYESDYYTEASKFSTDNFTTLNDMVISLESPQQVQQWNMVWHKCQQTKQQLEETLARAMTASQNYTAVDSAASFKRAEGQITTTELHGANGCALSPGGITPLTLKDINPHSAGPFSQSPSNSISSSSHFTFSPDCDNKLRQSPCMFDDTDSDCTIDSTVSCHSEPVYTGAAHLRKQPMKKIMKKTMSYELTTRESGHSDVSHIHGYTGVYIKGLEVANNVSAEKKLQRPDVTSPALGRSRSMSTPSRIQSRRSDVEGKKQSSKVQHIMDEMISTEREYVRSLSYITEHYFPEMERLDLPQDLRGKHSIIFGNVEKLWDFHSHYFLKELESCAHSPLSISSCFLRHEDQFGMYALYSKNKPQSDALLSSHGNEFFKNKQVELGDKMDLASYLLKPIQRMSKYALLLKDLIRECSQSQEQELSDLRTAEEMVKFQLRHGNDLLAMDAIRGCDVNLKEQGQLRCQDEFIVWCGRRKYLRHVFLFEDLILFSKTKKIEGGYDIYIYKQSFKTAEIGMTENVGDSGLRFEIWFRRRKSQDTFILQTSSAEVKAVWTAIIGKILWRQALRNRELRMQEMVSMGIGSKPFMDIKPSDAAISDRAIDYIMKGSESRTRASIAVPSFEHSTSFKRPHSTISNSSTSSSSSQSSSSLLGSLNLHLYSSPSHPHTHPHPAASVPSFGQWPYDCIEEDELEQDTGSQPSMITESSETSSQCTSSDSLTALSSLTIPGNSSIVMESESSSFLCPSTPPTSIESPSIFHKDEDLQGKKFITASATSHLAVGLSTVV